One Salvelinus namaycush isolate Seneca chromosome 4, SaNama_1.0, whole genome shotgun sequence genomic window carries:
- the LOC120046767 gene encoding 28 kDa heat- and acid-stable phosphoprotein-like isoform X2, whose amino-acid sequence MPRGGKKGHKGRGKQFSNPEEIDRQMKAQRELEANGGVEKEEEKTSGSDDSSSEEEDINKKKSGVEGLIEIENPNRISQKSKKVTELDVNAPKELSRREREEIEKQKAKERYMKLHLEGKTDQARADLARLAIIKKQREDAQKKRDGLKKEAEDSKSKR is encoded by the exons GTAAAAAAGGTCACAAGGGTCGGGGAAAGCAGTTCAGCAATCCGGAAGAAATCGACAGACAGATGAAAGCACAGAGAGAGCTG gagGCGAATGGCGgggtagagaaggaggaggagaagacatcAGGATCTGACGACAGCAGCAGTGAAGAGGAGGACATT AACAAGAAGAAGAGTGGAGTGGAGGGATTGATCGAGATAGAGAATCCCAACCGCATATCGCAGAAAAGTAAGAAGGTGACCGAGCTAGATGTCAACGCACCCAAAGAGCTGTCACGCAGAGAGAG GGAGGAGATTGAGAAGCAGAAGGCAAAGGAGCGCTACATGAAGCTGCACCTGGAGGGGAAGACGGACCAGGCACGGGCCGACCTCGCCAGGCTGGCCATCATCAAGAAGCAGAGAGAGGACGCGCAAAAGAAGAGGGACGGCCTCAAAAAAG AAGCTGAAGACTCCAAGTCCAAGCGTTAG
- the LOC120046767 gene encoding 28 kDa heat- and acid-stable phosphoprotein-like isoform X1: MPRGGKKGHKGRGKQFSNPEEIDRQMKAQRELEANGGVEKEEEKTSGSDDSSSEEEDINKKKSGVEGLIEIENPNRISQKSKKVTELDVNAPKELSRREREEIEKQKAKERYMKLHLEGKTDQARADLARLAIIKKQREDAQKKRDGLKKEKEAEDSKSKR; this comes from the exons GTAAAAAAGGTCACAAGGGTCGGGGAAAGCAGTTCAGCAATCCGGAAGAAATCGACAGACAGATGAAAGCACAGAGAGAGCTG gagGCGAATGGCGgggtagagaaggaggaggagaagacatcAGGATCTGACGACAGCAGCAGTGAAGAGGAGGACATT AACAAGAAGAAGAGTGGAGTGGAGGGATTGATCGAGATAGAGAATCCCAACCGCATATCGCAGAAAAGTAAGAAGGTGACCGAGCTAGATGTCAACGCACCCAAAGAGCTGTCACGCAGAGAGAG GGAGGAGATTGAGAAGCAGAAGGCAAAGGAGCGCTACATGAAGCTGCACCTGGAGGGGAAGACGGACCAGGCACGGGCCGACCTCGCCAGGCTGGCCATCATCAAGAAGCAGAGAGAGGACGCGCAAAAGAAGAGGGACGGCCTCAAAAAAG AAAAAGAAGCTGAAGACTCCAAGTCCAAGCGTTAG